A stretch of the Actinomyces faecalis genome encodes the following:
- a CDS encoding YifB family Mg chelatase-like AAA ATPase, whose translation MSALARTLAVTLTGLQGHLVEVEAHASSGLPGFTLVGLPDAAVRESRERVRSALSTCGVAWGERRVTANLSPADLPKTGTGFDLSLALAVLGARGELSRSATQVIARTVFIGELGLDASVRPVRGVLPAVSCAAQAGVRDVVVPQDCLAEARLVPGVQIHPVAHLAELITHLGGTVSEAVLATARQSQGRPAPPARAVKPSPLPDLTDVVGQHEARHALEVAAAGGHHLLLVGPPGAGKTMMAERLPSILPPLATSDAVTVTSLHSVAGTFDAEAGLIRTPPLRCPHHTATRAAVIGGGSGLPRPGDVSLAHCGVLFLDEAPEFPAGVLDCLRQPLETGHVTIDRSGGRATYPAAFQLVLAANPCPCGRASGRGLDCTCTSLQRRRYFSRLSGPLLDRVDIQVEVAAVSSADLAGAGAGEPSAVVALRVAAARERAARRLEGTPWRLMSQVPGSWLRSPRSGTDRAGVGMLMDALDRGDLTLRGVDRVLRLAWTLADLAGLDGPGSAEMGTALALRTRGGRS comes from the coding sequence ATGAGCGCGCTGGCCCGCACCCTGGCGGTGACGCTCACCGGCCTGCAGGGCCACCTTGTCGAGGTCGAGGCCCACGCCTCCTCAGGCCTGCCCGGCTTCACCCTCGTGGGACTGCCTGACGCCGCCGTGCGGGAGTCACGCGAGCGTGTGCGCTCGGCCCTGTCCACCTGTGGCGTCGCCTGGGGAGAGCGACGCGTGACCGCGAACCTGTCCCCGGCGGACCTGCCCAAGACCGGCACGGGCTTTGACCTCAGTCTCGCGCTGGCGGTCCTGGGAGCGCGTGGCGAGCTCTCGCGGTCTGCCACCCAGGTCATCGCCCGGACGGTCTTCATCGGCGAGCTCGGCCTGGACGCCTCCGTCAGGCCTGTGCGCGGGGTGCTGCCAGCCGTCTCCTGCGCAGCCCAGGCAGGGGTGCGCGACGTCGTGGTCCCTCAGGACTGCCTGGCTGAGGCCCGGCTCGTGCCCGGGGTGCAGATCCACCCGGTCGCGCACCTGGCCGAGCTCATCACCCACCTGGGTGGGACGGTGAGCGAGGCCGTCCTGGCCACCGCCCGCCAGTCCCAGGGACGGCCGGCTCCGCCGGCGAGGGCGGTCAAGCCCTCGCCGTTGCCGGACCTGACCGACGTCGTCGGGCAGCACGAGGCTCGCCACGCCCTGGAGGTCGCCGCTGCCGGCGGGCACCACCTGCTCCTCGTCGGGCCGCCGGGAGCGGGCAAGACCATGATGGCTGAGCGTCTGCCCTCGATCCTGCCGCCACTGGCCACGAGCGACGCCGTGACCGTCACCTCCCTGCACTCCGTGGCTGGCACCTTCGACGCCGAGGCCGGGCTGATCCGCACCCCTCCGCTGCGCTGCCCGCACCACACGGCGACCCGTGCCGCGGTGATCGGAGGCGGCTCGGGCCTACCTCGACCCGGCGACGTCTCCCTGGCGCACTGTGGCGTCCTCTTCCTCGACGAGGCGCCTGAGTTCCCAGCGGGCGTGCTGGACTGCCTGCGCCAGCCCCTGGAGACCGGGCACGTCACGATCGACCGCTCCGGTGGGCGTGCCACCTACCCGGCGGCCTTCCAGCTCGTCCTGGCTGCCAATCCCTGCCCGTGCGGCCGGGCCAGCGGCCGTGGGCTGGACTGCACCTGTACGTCCCTGCAGCGGCGCCGGTACTTCTCCCGGCTGTCCGGTCCGCTGCTGGACCGGGTCGACATCCAGGTCGAGGTCGCGGCAGTCTCCTCCGCCGACCTGGCCGGCGCAGGCGCGGGGGAGCCCAGCGCCGTCGTGGCCTTGCGGGTCGCCGCGGCGCGGGAGCGAGCCGCTCGGCGGCTGGAGGGCACTCCGTGGAGGCTCATGAGCCAGGTCCCCGGATCGTGGCTGCGCTCGCCACGCTCTGGCACGGACCGGGCTGGGGTCGGGATGCTCATGGACGCGCTGGACCGCGGGGACCTCACCCTACGAGGCGTCGACCGGGTGCTGCGCCTGGCGTGGACCCTGGCGGACCTGGCCGGGCTCGACGGGCCGGGAAGCGCCGAGATGGGGACGGCCCTGGCGCTGCGCACGCGGGGAGGACGGTCATGA
- the tsf gene encoding translation elongation factor Ts: MANYTTADIKNLREKTGAGMMDVKKALDEADGDLDKAVEIIRVKGLKGIAKREGRSASAGLIAATVVDGEAGQVGVLVEINAETDFVAKNQKFIDFADKVLAAAVASGAESAEALAEATVDGETVQAMTDGMQAVIGEKIVVRRVARLAAEKVDLYLHRTNPDLPAQVAVLVGTDAKAAEVAHDVAMHIAAYSPQYLRREDVPADVVEKERKIAEETTRAEGKPEQAIAKIVEGRLGGFFKEICLLEQAYAKDPKTTVGKVVEATGGELTGFVRFRVGA; this comes from the coding sequence ATGGCGAACTACACCACCGCTGACATCAAGAACCTGCGCGAGAAGACCGGCGCCGGCATGATGGACGTCAAGAAGGCCCTGGACGAGGCCGACGGCGACCTGGACAAGGCCGTCGAGATCATCCGCGTCAAGGGGCTCAAGGGCATCGCCAAGCGCGAGGGCCGTTCCGCCTCCGCGGGCCTGATCGCCGCTACCGTCGTCGACGGTGAGGCCGGTCAGGTCGGTGTCCTGGTCGAGATCAACGCCGAGACCGACTTCGTGGCCAAGAACCAGAAGTTCATCGACTTCGCTGACAAGGTCCTGGCCGCCGCCGTCGCCTCGGGCGCCGAGAGCGCCGAGGCCCTGGCTGAGGCTACGGTCGACGGCGAGACCGTCCAGGCCATGACCGACGGCATGCAGGCCGTCATCGGCGAGAAGATCGTGGTCCGTCGCGTCGCGCGTCTGGCCGCCGAGAAGGTTGACCTCTACCTGCACCGCACCAACCCCGACCTGCCGGCCCAGGTGGCCGTGCTCGTCGGCACCGACGCCAAGGCTGCTGAGGTGGCCCACGACGTCGCGATGCACATCGCTGCCTACTCCCCGCAGTACCTGCGCCGCGAGGACGTCCCCGCCGACGTCGTCGAGAAGGAGCGCAAGATCGCTGAGGAGACCACCCGCGCCGAGGGCAAGCCCGAGCAGGCGATCGCCAAGATCGTCGAGGGCCGTCTGGGTGGCTTCTTCAAGGAGATCTGCCTCCTCGAGCAGGCCTACGCCAAGGACCCCAAGACCACGGTCGGCAAAGTCGTCGAGGCTACCGGCGGCGAGCTGACCGGCTTCGTCCGCTTCCGCGTCGGTGCCTGA
- a CDS encoding M23 family metallopeptidase — MSSSQPVSAALSREQHVPSRLRLRLLATAVVTVLAAPSSCLSAPAPALPPDAAGPAAASTPWALTTVVLSTAPQAPGAGQVRYRWPTGARAPVLRPFDPPAVRWGPGHRGVDLALTAGSPVLAAGEGTVAFAGTVAGRAVVSVDHADGIRTTYEPVDPVVSAGDHVRAGDCLGHLAPGHRDDGADALHWGARTSRDVYVSPLRLVQPAVIRLKPL; from the coding sequence ATGTCCTCGTCGCAGCCGGTCTCCGCGGCCCTCTCCCGTGAGCAACACGTTCCCTCGCGCCTCCGCCTCCGTCTTCTGGCGACGGCGGTCGTGACCGTTCTCGCCGCTCCCTCGTCCTGCCTGTCAGCACCTGCTCCCGCCCTGCCACCGGACGCGGCAGGTCCAGCCGCCGCCAGCACGCCCTGGGCGCTCACGACGGTCGTCCTGAGCACCGCCCCGCAGGCTCCCGGTGCGGGTCAGGTCCGCTACCGCTGGCCGACCGGGGCGCGGGCACCCGTCCTGCGGCCCTTCGACCCTCCCGCTGTGCGCTGGGGCCCCGGGCACCGCGGCGTCGACCTGGCGCTGACCGCAGGGTCTCCGGTACTGGCCGCCGGCGAGGGGACCGTCGCCTTCGCCGGCACCGTGGCGGGGCGGGCAGTGGTCTCGGTCGACCACGCTGACGGGATCCGCACCACCTATGAGCCTGTGGACCCGGTGGTCAGCGCCGGGGACCACGTGCGGGCCGGAGACTGTCTCGGCCACCTTGCCCCGGGCCACCGCGACGACGGCGCGGACGCGCTGCACTGGGGCGCCCGCACCAGCCGCGACGTCTATGTCAGCCCCCTGCGCCTGGTCCAGCCGGCGGTCATCCGGCTCAAGCCTCTCTAG
- the dprA gene encoding DNA-processing protein DprA, whose protein sequence is MTPRPTLPYDLTDPVLARATWSRLAEPADRAASLLVKHLGASQALAWLLGTALDEEGQARPAPAPPVPARGDQARASAAWSKAAARWAPRLPGLDIRREVEVLERMGGSLVIPGDAWWPAGADELAQPPVCLWVRGDPALLATRPVPDGGKDRDEAGDDDGDDGAGAAPRSAQADRFREDLVPDGVASGTSVALVGSRASTRYGETVAVQLASQVAGQGAVVVSGGAYGIDAAAHRGALRSGRTIAVSAGGVDRLYPAGNAVLLEEVVAHGALVAEVPPGCQPGRHRFLSRNRLIAAMSQATVVVEAAWRSGALSTARHAADLGRPLGAVPGPVTSMESAGCHRLLREGAVCVSDAAEVLELLVPLGATDPDQEKDADPALAGSGLLDGLDRPSAAVLDAMPARGAAGVEAVARSAGLAPHEVVAALGLLELAGKVRRGDDGWRRVTR, encoded by the coding sequence ATGACCCCGCGGCCCACGCTGCCTTACGACCTCACCGACCCGGTGCTCGCGCGCGCCACCTGGTCGCGCCTGGCCGAGCCGGCTGACCGTGCGGCCTCCCTCCTCGTCAAGCACCTGGGCGCGAGCCAGGCGCTGGCGTGGCTGCTCGGGACGGCGCTGGACGAGGAGGGACAGGCCCGGCCTGCACCTGCTCCTCCGGTGCCCGCTCGTGGCGACCAGGCCCGGGCGAGCGCCGCCTGGAGCAAGGCGGCCGCCCGGTGGGCGCCCCGGCTGCCAGGTCTGGACATCCGCCGGGAGGTGGAGGTCCTGGAACGGATGGGAGGCAGCCTCGTGATACCTGGTGATGCCTGGTGGCCAGCAGGGGCGGACGAGCTGGCGCAGCCTCCTGTGTGCCTGTGGGTGCGTGGCGACCCGGCCCTGCTGGCCACCAGACCGGTGCCGGACGGGGGCAAGGACCGGGATGAGGCCGGGGACGACGACGGCGATGATGGTGCGGGTGCGGCACCGAGGTCTGCGCAGGCGGACCGCTTCCGCGAGGACCTGGTTCCTGACGGGGTCGCCTCCGGCACGAGCGTCGCTCTGGTGGGTTCGCGAGCCTCCACCAGGTACGGCGAGACGGTTGCGGTCCAGCTCGCCTCCCAGGTCGCGGGGCAGGGCGCGGTGGTGGTCTCCGGAGGCGCCTACGGGATCGATGCCGCAGCGCACCGCGGCGCCCTGCGCTCTGGGCGCACGATCGCGGTGTCGGCAGGTGGAGTTGACCGTCTCTACCCTGCCGGCAACGCCGTCCTCCTGGAGGAGGTCGTGGCTCACGGAGCGCTCGTTGCCGAGGTGCCACCAGGCTGCCAGCCCGGCAGGCACCGCTTCCTGTCACGCAACCGCCTCATCGCAGCGATGAGCCAGGCCACGGTCGTGGTCGAGGCGGCCTGGCGCTCAGGGGCGCTGTCCACGGCGCGGCACGCAGCCGACCTGGGTCGTCCCCTTGGTGCGGTGCCCGGTCCGGTCACCTCGATGGAGTCGGCGGGCTGCCACCGCCTCCTCCGCGAGGGAGCGGTGTGCGTGAGCGACGCCGCTGAGGTCCTTGAGCTTCTCGTCCCCCTGGGTGCTACCGACCCGGACCAGGAGAAGGACGCCGACCCTGCGCTGGCAGGCTCGGGGCTGCTGGACGGGCTGGACCGCCCGAGCGCCGCCGTGCTTGACGCCATGCCGGCGCGTGGCGCGGCGGGGGTGGAGGCTGTGGCGCGCAGCGCGGGCCTGGCGCCGCACGAGGTCGTCGCGGCCCTGGGGCTCCTGGAGCTGGCGGGGAAGGTACGACGCGGGGACGACGGGTGGAGACGGGTCACCAGGTGA
- a CDS encoding DUF2469 domain-containing protein, protein MSADDLESYENDLELELYREYRDVVSLFSYVVETERRFYLANAVDVQVRTNGGEVFFELALEDAWVWDVYRSSRFVKSVHVVTFKDVNVEELTKPEMELP, encoded by the coding sequence GTGAGTGCTGACGACCTCGAGTCCTACGAGAACGACCTGGAGCTAGAGCTCTACCGCGAGTACCGCGACGTCGTGTCGCTCTTCTCCTACGTGGTGGAGACCGAGCGCCGTTTCTACCTCGCCAACGCCGTGGACGTGCAGGTACGCACCAACGGCGGTGAGGTGTTCTTCGAGCTGGCCCTGGAGGACGCCTGGGTCTGGGACGTCTACAGGTCCTCGCGCTTCGTGAAGTCAGTGCACGTGGTCACCTTCAAGGACGTCAACGTCGAGGAGCTGACGAAGCCCGAGATGGAGCTGCCCTAG
- a CDS encoding YraN family protein: protein MTHTDEQGPGVLRAGSGTDRRQTGREGEDLAVVYLLDQGWTVLERNWRPRGLPGLRGELDVVALEPAHDDEEPLLVVVEVKTRTSTAAGEPAQAVTAGKRRRLARLATAWAARHEVNHRGLRLDVVSVLLRGSQPAQLRHHRGVWS, encoded by the coding sequence GTGACCCACACGGACGAGCAGGGGCCAGGTGTGCTCCGGGCAGGCAGCGGTACCGACCGGCGTCAGACGGGCCGCGAGGGCGAGGACCTGGCCGTGGTCTACCTCCTGGACCAGGGGTGGACCGTCCTGGAGCGTAACTGGAGGCCCCGAGGCCTGCCGGGCCTGCGAGGAGAGCTTGACGTCGTGGCTCTCGAGCCGGCTCACGACGACGAGGAACCGCTGCTGGTGGTCGTCGAGGTCAAGACCCGGACCTCGACGGCGGCAGGTGAGCCAGCCCAGGCTGTCACCGCTGGCAAGCGTCGGCGGCTGGCCCGGCTGGCCACGGCCTGGGCGGCCCGGCACGAGGTCAACCACCGTGGGCTGCGTCTGGACGTCGTCTCCGTCCTGCTGCGGGGCTCACAGCCTGCTCAGCTGCGTCACCACCGCGGGGTGTGGTCATGA
- a CDS encoding ribonuclease HII, with translation MSPRRPASTRLRPDRELETELLGRYPVVAGMDEVGRGALAGPVSVGLAVVDASTSQDLPPGLADSKQLSPARREALVEPCRSWARGHAVAHASPAEIDALGIVGALRLAGLRALVEVASRGPVPAVVILDGVADWLSEPADDLLSGLSASQPRHPAVAELGDQMRRLGLTTPPVRMQVKADARCAVVAAASVLAKVERDRVMTYLEDPGYGWAANKGYASPAHVEGLRRLGACEQHRRSWHLPGLEAFATG, from the coding sequence GTGAGCCCACGGCGTCCGGCCTCCACGCGCCTGCGCCCGGACCGAGAGCTCGAGACGGAGCTGCTTGGCCGCTACCCGGTGGTGGCTGGCATGGACGAGGTCGGTCGCGGGGCGCTGGCCGGGCCTGTCAGCGTCGGCCTGGCCGTCGTCGACGCCTCCACGTCACAGGACCTCCCACCGGGGCTGGCGGACTCCAAGCAGCTGAGCCCTGCCCGTCGTGAGGCGCTGGTCGAGCCCTGCCGCAGCTGGGCCAGGGGGCACGCCGTCGCGCACGCCTCACCCGCCGAGATCGACGCGCTGGGCATCGTGGGCGCGCTGCGGCTGGCTGGTCTGCGTGCCCTGGTCGAGGTCGCCTCACGCGGTCCTGTGCCTGCGGTCGTCATCCTCGACGGCGTCGCCGACTGGCTGAGCGAGCCGGCGGACGACCTGCTCTCCGGGCTGAGCGCGTCCCAGCCCCGGCACCCGGCGGTAGCCGAGCTTGGCGACCAGATGAGGCGCCTGGGCCTGACGACCCCGCCGGTACGCATGCAGGTCAAGGCGGACGCACGCTGTGCCGTCGTGGCCGCAGCCAGCGTGCTGGCCAAGGTCGAGCGGGACCGGGTCATGACGTACCTGGAGGACCCTGGTTACGGCTGGGCCGCGAACAAGGGCTACGCCTCTCCCGCCCACGTGGAGGGGCTGCGTCGTCTGGGGGCCTGCGAGCAGCACCGGCGCTCCTGGCACCTGCCGGGCCTGGAGGCCTTCGCCACCGGCTGA
- the rpsB gene encoding 30S ribosomal protein S2 has translation MAIVTMRQLLESGVHFGHQTRRWNPKMKRFILTERNGIYVIDLVKTVEGINTAYDFVKETVARGGSILFVGTKKQAQAAVAEQAQRVGMPYVNQRWLGGMLTNFSTVRARLDRMKELEQIDFDDVAGSGRTKKELLMMRREKDKLTKTLGGIRDMSKLPAAIWVVDTKKEHLAIAEAQKLNIPVIAILDTNCDPDEVTYGVPGNDDAIRAVSLLTRVVADAAAEGLMARSAGRARTGEEAEAGTADAEPLPEWEAQLLAGAEAGEAAPAEAAPTAEAGTEQA, from the coding sequence ATGGCCATCGTTACCATGCGTCAGCTCCTGGAGTCCGGCGTCCACTTCGGCCACCAGACCCGCCGCTGGAACCCCAAGATGAAGCGCTTCATCCTCACCGAGCGCAACGGCATCTACGTCATCGACCTGGTCAAGACCGTCGAGGGCATCAACACCGCCTACGACTTCGTCAAGGAGACCGTCGCCCGCGGCGGCAGCATCCTCTTCGTCGGCACCAAGAAGCAGGCTCAGGCCGCTGTGGCCGAGCAGGCCCAGCGCGTGGGCATGCCCTACGTCAACCAGCGCTGGCTGGGCGGCATGCTGACCAACTTCTCCACCGTGCGCGCCCGCCTGGACCGCATGAAGGAGCTCGAGCAGATCGACTTCGACGACGTGGCCGGCTCCGGCCGCACGAAGAAGGAGCTGCTCATGATGCGTCGCGAGAAGGACAAGCTGACCAAGACCCTTGGCGGTATCCGCGACATGTCCAAGCTCCCCGCGGCCATCTGGGTCGTGGACACCAAGAAGGAGCACCTGGCCATCGCCGAGGCCCAGAAGCTCAACATCCCGGTTATCGCGATCCTGGACACCAACTGCGACCCTGACGAGGTCACCTACGGTGTCCCAGGCAACGACGACGCCATCCGCGCCGTCTCCCTGCTGACGCGCGTCGTCGCCGACGCCGCCGCCGAGGGCCTGATGGCTCGCTCGGCCGGCCGCGCCCGCACCGGTGAGGAGGCCGAGGCCGGTACCGCCGACGCCGAGCCGCTGCCCGAGTGGGAGGCTCAGCTCCTGGCTGGCGCCGAGGCCGGCGAGGCCGCTCCCGCTGAGGCTGCACCGACCGCCGAGGCCGGCACCGAGCAGGCCTGA
- a CDS encoding tyrosine recombinase XerC — protein sequence MNEDRPATRGQLRESWSRYLTLQRGRSEHTVRAYAGDLDDLLTFLGVGAADEEPVGPALASLDLTDLRAWLADLSATGHSRATLARRGSALRSFSTWAWRQGLLAGDVAARLRTPRADNRLPTVLTPAQAGALLEAAAQQVQEARQADADGEGDDTGRRALAHRDQALAELLYATGVRVSELCALDLDDLDHGERTVRVLGKGNKERVVPYGVPAARALERWLGTRPRLVRQGSSQALFLGARGGRVDPRTVRQVVHDLAARAGVPDLGPHGLRHSAATHVLSGGADLRSVQELLGHSSLSTTQRYTHVSAERLRAVYEQSFPRA from the coding sequence ATGAACGAGGACCGACCCGCCACCCGAGGCCAGCTGCGTGAGTCCTGGAGCCGGTACCTCACCCTCCAACGAGGCCGCTCGGAGCACACCGTCCGTGCCTATGCCGGCGACCTTGACGACCTTCTCACCTTTCTCGGCGTCGGGGCCGCCGACGAGGAACCGGTGGGGCCAGCCCTGGCGAGCCTGGACCTGACCGACCTGCGTGCGTGGCTCGCTGACCTGTCAGCCACCGGCCACTCGCGCGCCACGCTGGCCCGCCGTGGCTCAGCGCTGCGCAGCTTCTCGACGTGGGCCTGGCGCCAGGGTCTGCTGGCCGGCGACGTCGCGGCCCGGCTGCGCACGCCGCGGGCCGACAACCGTCTGCCTACCGTCCTGACCCCCGCACAGGCTGGTGCGCTCCTGGAGGCGGCGGCCCAGCAGGTCCAGGAGGCGCGGCAAGCAGACGCCGACGGTGAAGGTGACGACACCGGACGCCGGGCGCTGGCGCACCGTGACCAGGCCCTGGCCGAGCTCCTCTACGCCACCGGGGTGCGGGTCTCGGAGCTGTGCGCGCTGGACCTCGATGACCTTGACCACGGGGAGCGGACGGTCCGCGTCCTGGGCAAGGGGAACAAGGAGCGGGTCGTGCCCTACGGCGTCCCGGCGGCTCGTGCGCTGGAGCGCTGGCTGGGTACGCGCCCCCGGCTGGTGCGGCAAGGAAGCAGCCAGGCGCTGTTCCTGGGCGCGCGAGGAGGACGGGTCGACCCGCGGACGGTCCGTCAGGTCGTCCACGACCTCGCCGCCCGGGCGGGGGTCCCAGACCTGGGACCCCACGGGCTCAGGCACTCGGCCGCCACGCACGTGCTGTCCGGAGGGGCGGACCTGCGCAGTGTCCAGGAGCTGCTGGGACACTCCTCGCTGTCGACGACCCAGCGCTACACCCATGTCAGCGCTGAGAGGCTGCGCGCGGTCTACGAGCAGTCCTTCCCACGCGCCTAG